In a genomic window of Gadus macrocephalus chromosome 9, ASM3116895v1:
- the LOC132465116 gene encoding transient receptor potential cation channel subfamily M member 1-like isoform X1 → MCGELRGVLLTGPLGAALTGAGELLPVSVSASASAIGSLRNKRNISEGRALHRSSAGLILRLCSSDRIGRSYAQKAWIERIFQKRECSTILPTKDPTRCACGQLVAAHVSPGAVNSKPAEDNQLVHLDVPQEKWSVAKHTRTYPTDAYGTTEFQGGGFVNKAMYIRVAYDTKPDNLLHLMVKDWALELPTLLISVHGGLQNFDLQPKLKQVFGKGLIKAAVTTGAWIFTGGVNTGVIRHVGDALKDHSSKSRGKVCAIGIAPWGILENKEDLIGKDVTRPYQTMANPLSKLAVLNNSHSHFILTDNGTCGKYGSEVKLRRQLEKHISLQKINTRLGQGVPVVCLIVEGGPNVISIALESLRDDPPIPVVVCDGSGRASDIISFAHKHSEDEGMVSDDVRDQLLVTIQKTFNYSKSQSQQILLMVMECMKKRELITVFRMGSEDQQDIEMAILTALLKGTNASAPDQLSLALAWNRVDIARNQIFVYGHNLPPAGAVANCSMLALDKPKSPVSGPRNKARGKKGKGKGKAKPEPPEETDPRKLEIIRWVNSLEQAMMDALVLDRVDFVKLLLENGVNIHHFLTIPRLEELYNTKLGPANTLHVVVRDVKKGNLPPDYQITLIDIGLVLEFLMGGAYRSNYTRKAFRNLYNTLYGLKRPKALKLLGMEDDEPRKGKKKGKKKKEDEVEIDVDDPEVCRFKFPFHEMMVWAVLMKRQKMALFLWQRGEEAMAKALVACKLYKAMAHESSESELVDDISQDLENNSKEFGQLAYELLDQSYKHDEQVAMKLLTYELINWSNSTCLKLAVAAKQRDFIAHTCSQMLLTDMWMGCLRIGKNPGLKVILGIMFPPLIMLLDFRVGDDTSYQGPVVGEAGKDKDDDNKSRQDANNDTMSRKGDEEEGSTHVRKIPIGKRYFEFYDAPFTKFWFNTIAYLVYLMLYNYIILVKMERWPSLQEWIVISYILTLGTEKVRQILMSEPGKLKQKINVWLEEYWNITDLAAIITFLMGLMLRLQHEPYLGYGRVIYCIDIIFWYIRVLDIFGVNKYLGPYVMMIGKMMIDMMYFVVIMLVVLMSFGVSRQAILHPDEEPTWRLARNIFYMPYWMIYGEVFADSIDRKTRIHIYAMEINPPCGEHLYDEDGKKLPPCIPGAWLTPALMAGYLLVANILLVNLLIAVFNNTFMEVKSISNQVWKFQRYQLIMTFHDRPILPPPLIIFSHLYIVFNRLFRRCAKKKVEGELDEKDRGLKLRLNPEELKSLYEFEEQCVEEYFREKEDEQQSSSDERIKVTSNRVENMSMRLEEVNERENTMKATLQTVDLRLAQLEEIHGRMATALEKLAGVDRGELTRTYSRNSSVGDPSSLMRQSSINSADGYSLYRFHMDLEETAAKQKEAEEVGKTGLERQRSLRQSASSISPKEYGPTLDVSGPERVRTSSCVDILISPCEQKSSSREGSQENVTHSSSDLTPDASYPLAKSLPKLRPEMDKLKIVPTSAKRAKSLRQYPSEEQRTGPKRAMSIVNIVPDMTESEQDAQTTQKAQPWQPTSSSPQRTKSLRCLPRESPRKSIRTRRASSGLVLIQGGEGHELQQPLDTKSLVEQFTEDVQLQPVDSLLAVNTLSLSEHIPPMVPTPAQKLDVPQALEEPSAAVPDQEPPSDGTPSDIAGSASETNLCEKEPPPSLRVADEAVVSSQRSWSWNTGDMEARGLTVPFKSRVSSSLTDIAGASLVLTDTLQRGEGEGELLRSADEHVVEDGADKVEASGTMEVQSGNTESQENKEPEGMEPEQRAPE, encoded by the exons ATGTGTGGTGAGCTTCGTGGAGTCTTGCTAACTGGCCCATTGGGCGCAGCGCTCACAGGAGCGGGAGAGCTGCTGCCGGTCTCCGTCTCTGCGTCTGCCTCTGCCATCGGGAGCTTGAGGAACAAGAGGAACATTTCAGAGGGTAGAGCTCTCCACAGGTCGTCCGCTGGGCTTATCCTTCGTCTATGCTCGTCAGATCGGATTGGAAGATCGTAT gctcAAAAGGCGTGGATAGAGAGGATCTTCCAGAAGCGAGAATGCAGCACCATTTTACCCACCAAGGATCCCACCAG ATGTGCCTGCGGCCAGCTGGTGGCGGCGCACGTGTCCCCCGGGGCAGTGAACAGCAAGCCGGCCGAAGACAACCAGCTGGTGCACCTGGACGTCCCCCAGGAGAAGTGGTCCGTGGCCAAACACACCCGGACCTACCCCACCGACGCATACGGCACCACAGAGTTCCAGGGCGGCGGCTTCGTCAACAAGGCCATG TACATCCGCGTGGCCTACGACACCAAGCCGGACAACCTGCTGCACCTGATGGTGAAGGACTGGGCGCTGGAGCTGCCCACCCTCCTCATCTCCGTGCACGGCGGCCTGCAGAACTTCGACCTGCAGCCCAAACTCAAGCAGGTGTTCGGTAAAGGCCTGATCAAGGCGGCGGTCACCACCGGCGCCTGGATCTTCACGGGTGGAGTCAACACCG GAGTGATTCGGCACGTGGGAGACGCCTTGAAGGACCACTCCTCCAAGTCCCGGGGAAAGGTGTGTGCTATAGGAATCGCTCCCTGGGGCATCCTGGAGAACAAAGAGGACCTCATTGGAAAAGAT GTAACCAGACCTTACCAGACCATGGCTAACCCACTGAGCAAGCTGGCGGTGCTGAACAACAGCCACTCCCACTTCATCTTGACCGACAACGGCACCTGCGGGAAGtacgggtcagaggtcaagcttcggcggcagctcGAGAAGCACATCTCCCTGCAGAAGATCAACACTC GCCTGGGCCAGGGCGTCCCCGTGGTGTGTCTGATCGTGGAAGGAGGGCCCAACGTTATCTCCATCGCCCTGGAGAGCCTGAGAGACGATCCCCCCATCCCCGTGGTGGTGTGCGACGGCAGTGGACGGGCTTCTGACATCATCTCCTTTGCGCACAAACACTCAGAGGATGAAGG AATGGTCAGCGATGATGTCAGAGACCAACTGCTGGTGACCATCCAGAAAACCTTCAACTACAGCAAGAGTCAGTCCCAGCAGATCCTGCTGATGGTCATGGAGTGTATGAAGAAGAGGGAGCTG ATTACCGTCTTCCGGATGGGTTCAGAGGATCAGCAGGACATTGAAATGGCCATTCTTACTGCATTGTTAAAAG GCACCAATGCGTCCGCCCCTGACCAGCTGAGTCTGGCGCTGGCCTGGAACAGAGTAGATATCGCCCGCAATCAAATCTTTGTTTATGGGCACAATTTACCA CCTGCTGGAGCTGTGGCCAACTGTTCGATGTTAGCCTTGGATAAGCCCAAGAGCCCGGTCAGCGGACCCCGCAACAAAGCCAGGGGcaagaaggggaaggggaagggcaaGGCCAAACCAGAGCCCCCCGAGGAGACGGACCCCAGGAAGCTGGAAATCATTCGCTGG gtgaATTCCCTGGAGCAGGCCATGATGGATGCTCTGGTCCTGGACAGAGTGGACTTTGTCAAGCTGCTCCTGGAGAACGGAGTCAATATTCACCACTTCCTCACCATTCCCAGACTAGAGGAGCTCTATAATACG AAACTGGGTCCGGCTAATACCCTGCATGTTGTGGTCAGAGATGTCAAAAAG GGAAACCTTCCTCCAGATTACCAGATCACCTTGATTGACATTGGCTTGGTGCTGGAGTTTCTTATGGGTGGAGCATACAGGAGCAACTACACCCGCAAGGCTTTCCGCAACCTCTACAACACTCTTTATGGGCTGAAACGG CCTAAAGCTCTGAAACTCCTCGGAATGGAG GACGATGAACCTCGAAAGGGTAAAAAGAAgggcaagaaaaagaaagaggatGAGGTGGAAATCGACGTGGACGACCCCGAGGTGTGTCGCTTCAAGTTCCCCTTCCACGAAATGATGGTGTGGGCAGTGCTGATGAAGCGCCAGAAGATGGCGCTGTTCCTCTGGcaaaggggagaggaggcaaTGGCCAAGGCGCTGGTGGCCTGCAAACTCTACAAAGCCATGGCCCACGAGTCCTCTGAGAGTGAGCTGGTGGACGACATCTCTCAAGACCTGGAGAACAACTCAAA AGAGTTTGGCCAGCTGGCCTACGAACTGTTGGATCAGTCCTACAAGCACGACGAGCAGGTGGCCATGAAGCTGCTCACCTACGAGCTCATCAACTGGAGCAACTCCACCTGCCTGAAGCTGGCGGTGGCTGCCAAGCAACGAGACTTCATCGCTCACACCTGCAGCCAGATGCTGCTGACAGACATGTGGATGGGCTGCCTCAGAATCGGCAAAAACCCTGGTCTCAAG GTTATTCTGGGAATCATGTTCCCTCCTCTGATTATGCTCCTGGACTTCCGTGTCGGCGATGACACGTCTTACCAAGGCCCGGTCGTAGGAGAAGCCGGGAAGGACAAGGACGATGACAACAAGTCCAGACAG GACGCCAACAATGACACCATGTCTCGGAAAGGAGATGAAGAAGAGGGAAGCACTCACGTCCGCAAGATCCCCATCGGAAAACGCTACTTTGAGTTCTATGACGCGCCCTTCACCAAGTTCTGGTTCAACACG ATCGCCTATCTGGTGTACCTGATGCTGTACAACTACATCATCCTGGTGAAGATGGAGAGATGGCCCTCTCTGCAAGAGTGGATCGTCATCTCTTACATCCTCACACTGGGCACCGAGAAAGTCCGGCAG ATCCTGATGTCAGAGCCGGGGAAGCTGAAGCAGAAGATCAATGTTTGGCTTGAGGAGTACTGGAACATCACGGACCTGGCAGCCATCATTACCTTCCTGATGGGCCTCATGCTCAGGCTACAGCACGAGCCATACCTGGGCTACGGCCGGGTCATCTACTGCATCGACATCATCTTCTGGTACATCCGCGTGCTCGACATCTTTGGCGTCAACAAATACCTGGGCCCTTACGTCATGATGATAGGAAAAATG ATGATTGACATGATGTACTTCGTGGTGATCATGCTGGTGGTGCTAATGAGCTTCGGCGTGTCGCGGCAGGCCATCCTCCACCCTGACGAGGAGCCCACCTGGAGGCTGGCCAGGAACATCTTCTACATGCCCTACTGGATGATTTATGGGGAGGTTTTTGCGGACTCGATAGACCGTAAGACTAGAATTCATA TCTACGCTATGGAAATCAATC CACCCTGTGGTGAACACTTGTACGATGAGGACGGTAAGAAGCTCCCACCGTGCATCCCTGGTGCCTGGCTCACCCCTGCCCTCATGGCAGGCTACCTCCTGGTCGCCAATATCCTTCTGGTCAACCTGCTCATCGCTGTCTTCAA CAACACCTTCATGGAGGTGAAGTCCATCTCCAACCAGGTGTGGAAGTTTCAGAGATATCAGCTGATCATGACCTTCCATGACCGGCCCATCCTGCCCCCTCCGCTCATCATCTTCAGCCACCTCTACATCGTCTTCAACAGGCTGTTCCGACGATGTGCCAAgaagaaggtggagggggagctggACGAGAAGGACAGAGGACTCA AGCTCAGGCTGAACCCAGAGGAGCTTAAGAGTCTGTACGAGTTCGAGGAACAGTGTGTGGAGGAATATTTCCGTGAGAAGGAAGATGAGCAGCAGTCCTCCAGCGATGAGCGCATTAAGGTTACCTCCAATCG AGTTGAGAACATGTCCATGCGTCTGGAGGAGGTGAACGAGAGGGAGAACACCATGAAGGCCACCCTGCAGACGGTGGATCTGCGCCTGGCCCAACTTGAGGAGATTCACGGGCGAATGGCGACGGCCCTGGAGAAGCTGGCAGGCGTGGACCGAGGGGAACTGACTCGCACGTACTCCCGCAACTCCTCGGTGGGAGACCCCTCCTCCCTGATGCGCCAGAGTAGCATCAACAGCGCAGACGGCTACAGCCTCTACCGCTTCCACATGGACCTGGAGGAGACGGCAGCCAAGCAGAAGGAAGCAGAGGAGGTGGGGAAGACAGGACtggagaggcagaggagccTTCGACAGTCAGCCAGCTCCATCAGCCCCAAGGAGTACGGCCCCACGTTGGACGTCAGCGGGCCAGAGAGGGTTCGAACAAGCTCCTGTGTGGATATCCTCATATCACCGTGTGAGCAAAAGTCCTCATCCCGAGAAGGAAGTCAAGAAAATGTCACCCACAGTTCGTCTGATTTGACACCAGATGCTAGCTACCCACTGGCCAAATCACTGCCCAAACTACGTCCAGAGATGGATAAACTTAAAATTGTCCCGACCAGTGCCAAAAGGGCCAAATCCTTAAGACAATATCCCTCTGAAGAACAGAGAACAGGTCCCAAGAGGGCTATGAGTATAGTAAACATTGTCCCAGATATGACAGAATCAGAGCAAGACGCTCAAACCACACAGAAGGCACAACCCTGGCAACCCACCTCTTCTTCACCCCAGAGGACTAAATCATTGAGATGTTTGCCAAGAGAAAGCCCACGGAAGTCAATTAGAACAAGGAGGGCTTCGAGCGGCTTGGTCCTTATCCAGGGGGGCGAGGGTCATGAGTTACAGCAACCGTTGGACACCAAATCGCTGGTGGAACAGTTTACGGAAGATGTCCAACTGCAGCCGGTTGACAGCTTGCTTGCGGTCAACACCCTCAGTCTCTCTGAGCATATA
- the LOC132465116 gene encoding transient receptor potential cation channel subfamily M member 1-like isoform X2 produces the protein MCGELRGVLLTGPLGAALTGAGELLPVSVSASASAIGSLRNKRNISEGRALHRSSAGLILRLCSSDRIGRSYAQKAWIERIFQKRECSTILPTKDPTRCACGQLVAAHVSPGAVNSKPAEDNQLVHLDVPQEKWSVAKHTRTYPTDAYGTTEFQGGGFVNKAMYIRVAYDTKPDNLLHLMVKDWALELPTLLISVHGGLQNFDLQPKLKQVFGKGLIKAAVTTGAWIFTGGVNTGVIRHVGDALKDHSSKSRGKVCAIGIAPWGILENKEDLIGKDVTRPYQTMANPLSKLAVLNNSHSHFILTDNGTCGKYGSEVKLRRQLEKHISLQKINTRLGQGVPVVCLIVEGGPNVISIALESLRDDPPIPVVVCDGSGRASDIISFAHKHSEDEGMVSDDVRDQLLVTIQKTFNYSKSQSQQILLMVMECMKKRELITVFRMGSEDQQDIEMAILTALLKGTNASAPDQLSLALAWNRVDIARNQIFVYGHNLPPAGAVANCSMLALDKPKSPVSGPRNKARGKKGKGKGKAKPEPPEETDPRKLEIIRWVNSLEQAMMDALVLDRVDFVKLLLENGVNIHHFLTIPRLEELYNTKLGPANTLHVVVRDVKKGNLPPDYQITLIDIGLVLEFLMGGAYRSNYTRKAFRNLYNTLYGLKRPKALKLLGMEDDEPRKGKKKGKKKKEDEVEIDVDDPEVCRFKFPFHEMMVWAVLMKRQKMALFLWQRGEEAMAKALVACKLYKAMAHESSESELVDDISQDLENNSKEFGQLAYELLDQSYKHDEQVAMKLLTYELINWSNSTCLKLAVAAKQRDFIAHTCSQMLLTDMWMGCLRIGKNPGLKVILGIMFPPLIMLLDFRVGDDTSYQGPVVGEAGKDKDDDNKSRQDANNDTMSRKGDEEEGSTHVRKIPIGKRYFEFYDAPFTKFWFNTIAYLVYLMLYNYIILVKMERWPSLQEWIVISYILTLGTEKVRQILMSEPGKLKQKINVWLEEYWNITDLAAIITFLMGLMLRLQHEPYLGYGRVIYCIDIIFWYIRVLDIFGVNKYLGPYVMMIGKMMIDMMYFVVIMLVVLMSFGVSRQAILHPDEEPTWRLARNIFYMPYWMIYGEVFADSIDLYAMEINPPCGEHLYDEDGKKLPPCIPGAWLTPALMAGYLLVANILLVNLLIAVFNNTFMEVKSISNQVWKFQRYQLIMTFHDRPILPPPLIIFSHLYIVFNRLFRRCAKKKVEGELDEKDRGLKLRLNPEELKSLYEFEEQCVEEYFREKEDEQQSSSDERIKVTSNRVENMSMRLEEVNERENTMKATLQTVDLRLAQLEEIHGRMATALEKLAGVDRGELTRTYSRNSSVGDPSSLMRQSSINSADGYSLYRFHMDLEETAAKQKEAEEVGKTGLERQRSLRQSASSISPKEYGPTLDVSGPERVRTSSCVDILISPCEQKSSSREGSQENVTHSSSDLTPDASYPLAKSLPKLRPEMDKLKIVPTSAKRAKSLRQYPSEEQRTGPKRAMSIVNIVPDMTESEQDAQTTQKAQPWQPTSSSPQRTKSLRCLPRESPRKSIRTRRASSGLVLIQGGEGHELQQPLDTKSLVEQFTEDVQLQPVDSLLAVNTLSLSEHIPPMVPTPAQKLDVPQALEEPSAAVPDQEPPSDGTPSDIAGSASETNLCEKEPPPSLRVADEAVVSSQRSWSWNTGDMEARGLTVPFKSRVSSSLTDIAGASLVLTDTLQRGEGEGELLRSADEHVVEDGADKVEASGTMEVQSGNTESQENKEPEGMEPEQRAPE, from the exons ATGTGTGGTGAGCTTCGTGGAGTCTTGCTAACTGGCCCATTGGGCGCAGCGCTCACAGGAGCGGGAGAGCTGCTGCCGGTCTCCGTCTCTGCGTCTGCCTCTGCCATCGGGAGCTTGAGGAACAAGAGGAACATTTCAGAGGGTAGAGCTCTCCACAGGTCGTCCGCTGGGCTTATCCTTCGTCTATGCTCGTCAGATCGGATTGGAAGATCGTAT gctcAAAAGGCGTGGATAGAGAGGATCTTCCAGAAGCGAGAATGCAGCACCATTTTACCCACCAAGGATCCCACCAG ATGTGCCTGCGGCCAGCTGGTGGCGGCGCACGTGTCCCCCGGGGCAGTGAACAGCAAGCCGGCCGAAGACAACCAGCTGGTGCACCTGGACGTCCCCCAGGAGAAGTGGTCCGTGGCCAAACACACCCGGACCTACCCCACCGACGCATACGGCACCACAGAGTTCCAGGGCGGCGGCTTCGTCAACAAGGCCATG TACATCCGCGTGGCCTACGACACCAAGCCGGACAACCTGCTGCACCTGATGGTGAAGGACTGGGCGCTGGAGCTGCCCACCCTCCTCATCTCCGTGCACGGCGGCCTGCAGAACTTCGACCTGCAGCCCAAACTCAAGCAGGTGTTCGGTAAAGGCCTGATCAAGGCGGCGGTCACCACCGGCGCCTGGATCTTCACGGGTGGAGTCAACACCG GAGTGATTCGGCACGTGGGAGACGCCTTGAAGGACCACTCCTCCAAGTCCCGGGGAAAGGTGTGTGCTATAGGAATCGCTCCCTGGGGCATCCTGGAGAACAAAGAGGACCTCATTGGAAAAGAT GTAACCAGACCTTACCAGACCATGGCTAACCCACTGAGCAAGCTGGCGGTGCTGAACAACAGCCACTCCCACTTCATCTTGACCGACAACGGCACCTGCGGGAAGtacgggtcagaggtcaagcttcggcggcagctcGAGAAGCACATCTCCCTGCAGAAGATCAACACTC GCCTGGGCCAGGGCGTCCCCGTGGTGTGTCTGATCGTGGAAGGAGGGCCCAACGTTATCTCCATCGCCCTGGAGAGCCTGAGAGACGATCCCCCCATCCCCGTGGTGGTGTGCGACGGCAGTGGACGGGCTTCTGACATCATCTCCTTTGCGCACAAACACTCAGAGGATGAAGG AATGGTCAGCGATGATGTCAGAGACCAACTGCTGGTGACCATCCAGAAAACCTTCAACTACAGCAAGAGTCAGTCCCAGCAGATCCTGCTGATGGTCATGGAGTGTATGAAGAAGAGGGAGCTG ATTACCGTCTTCCGGATGGGTTCAGAGGATCAGCAGGACATTGAAATGGCCATTCTTACTGCATTGTTAAAAG GCACCAATGCGTCCGCCCCTGACCAGCTGAGTCTGGCGCTGGCCTGGAACAGAGTAGATATCGCCCGCAATCAAATCTTTGTTTATGGGCACAATTTACCA CCTGCTGGAGCTGTGGCCAACTGTTCGATGTTAGCCTTGGATAAGCCCAAGAGCCCGGTCAGCGGACCCCGCAACAAAGCCAGGGGcaagaaggggaaggggaagggcaaGGCCAAACCAGAGCCCCCCGAGGAGACGGACCCCAGGAAGCTGGAAATCATTCGCTGG gtgaATTCCCTGGAGCAGGCCATGATGGATGCTCTGGTCCTGGACAGAGTGGACTTTGTCAAGCTGCTCCTGGAGAACGGAGTCAATATTCACCACTTCCTCACCATTCCCAGACTAGAGGAGCTCTATAATACG AAACTGGGTCCGGCTAATACCCTGCATGTTGTGGTCAGAGATGTCAAAAAG GGAAACCTTCCTCCAGATTACCAGATCACCTTGATTGACATTGGCTTGGTGCTGGAGTTTCTTATGGGTGGAGCATACAGGAGCAACTACACCCGCAAGGCTTTCCGCAACCTCTACAACACTCTTTATGGGCTGAAACGG CCTAAAGCTCTGAAACTCCTCGGAATGGAG GACGATGAACCTCGAAAGGGTAAAAAGAAgggcaagaaaaagaaagaggatGAGGTGGAAATCGACGTGGACGACCCCGAGGTGTGTCGCTTCAAGTTCCCCTTCCACGAAATGATGGTGTGGGCAGTGCTGATGAAGCGCCAGAAGATGGCGCTGTTCCTCTGGcaaaggggagaggaggcaaTGGCCAAGGCGCTGGTGGCCTGCAAACTCTACAAAGCCATGGCCCACGAGTCCTCTGAGAGTGAGCTGGTGGACGACATCTCTCAAGACCTGGAGAACAACTCAAA AGAGTTTGGCCAGCTGGCCTACGAACTGTTGGATCAGTCCTACAAGCACGACGAGCAGGTGGCCATGAAGCTGCTCACCTACGAGCTCATCAACTGGAGCAACTCCACCTGCCTGAAGCTGGCGGTGGCTGCCAAGCAACGAGACTTCATCGCTCACACCTGCAGCCAGATGCTGCTGACAGACATGTGGATGGGCTGCCTCAGAATCGGCAAAAACCCTGGTCTCAAG GTTATTCTGGGAATCATGTTCCCTCCTCTGATTATGCTCCTGGACTTCCGTGTCGGCGATGACACGTCTTACCAAGGCCCGGTCGTAGGAGAAGCCGGGAAGGACAAGGACGATGACAACAAGTCCAGACAG GACGCCAACAATGACACCATGTCTCGGAAAGGAGATGAAGAAGAGGGAAGCACTCACGTCCGCAAGATCCCCATCGGAAAACGCTACTTTGAGTTCTATGACGCGCCCTTCACCAAGTTCTGGTTCAACACG ATCGCCTATCTGGTGTACCTGATGCTGTACAACTACATCATCCTGGTGAAGATGGAGAGATGGCCCTCTCTGCAAGAGTGGATCGTCATCTCTTACATCCTCACACTGGGCACCGAGAAAGTCCGGCAG ATCCTGATGTCAGAGCCGGGGAAGCTGAAGCAGAAGATCAATGTTTGGCTTGAGGAGTACTGGAACATCACGGACCTGGCAGCCATCATTACCTTCCTGATGGGCCTCATGCTCAGGCTACAGCACGAGCCATACCTGGGCTACGGCCGGGTCATCTACTGCATCGACATCATCTTCTGGTACATCCGCGTGCTCGACATCTTTGGCGTCAACAAATACCTGGGCCCTTACGTCATGATGATAGGAAAAATG ATGATTGACATGATGTACTTCGTGGTGATCATGCTGGTGGTGCTAATGAGCTTCGGCGTGTCGCGGCAGGCCATCCTCCACCCTGACGAGGAGCCCACCTGGAGGCTGGCCAGGAACATCTTCTACATGCCCTACTGGATGATTTATGGGGAGGTTTTTGCGGACTCGATAGACC TCTACGCTATGGAAATCAATC CACCCTGTGGTGAACACTTGTACGATGAGGACGGTAAGAAGCTCCCACCGTGCATCCCTGGTGCCTGGCTCACCCCTGCCCTCATGGCAGGCTACCTCCTGGTCGCCAATATCCTTCTGGTCAACCTGCTCATCGCTGTCTTCAA CAACACCTTCATGGAGGTGAAGTCCATCTCCAACCAGGTGTGGAAGTTTCAGAGATATCAGCTGATCATGACCTTCCATGACCGGCCCATCCTGCCCCCTCCGCTCATCATCTTCAGCCACCTCTACATCGTCTTCAACAGGCTGTTCCGACGATGTGCCAAgaagaaggtggagggggagctggACGAGAAGGACAGAGGACTCA AGCTCAGGCTGAACCCAGAGGAGCTTAAGAGTCTGTACGAGTTCGAGGAACAGTGTGTGGAGGAATATTTCCGTGAGAAGGAAGATGAGCAGCAGTCCTCCAGCGATGAGCGCATTAAGGTTACCTCCAATCG AGTTGAGAACATGTCCATGCGTCTGGAGGAGGTGAACGAGAGGGAGAACACCATGAAGGCCACCCTGCAGACGGTGGATCTGCGCCTGGCCCAACTTGAGGAGATTCACGGGCGAATGGCGACGGCCCTGGAGAAGCTGGCAGGCGTGGACCGAGGGGAACTGACTCGCACGTACTCCCGCAACTCCTCGGTGGGAGACCCCTCCTCCCTGATGCGCCAGAGTAGCATCAACAGCGCAGACGGCTACAGCCTCTACCGCTTCCACATGGACCTGGAGGAGACGGCAGCCAAGCAGAAGGAAGCAGAGGAGGTGGGGAAGACAGGACtggagaggcagaggagccTTCGACAGTCAGCCAGCTCCATCAGCCCCAAGGAGTACGGCCCCACGTTGGACGTCAGCGGGCCAGAGAGGGTTCGAACAAGCTCCTGTGTGGATATCCTCATATCACCGTGTGAGCAAAAGTCCTCATCCCGAGAAGGAAGTCAAGAAAATGTCACCCACAGTTCGTCTGATTTGACACCAGATGCTAGCTACCCACTGGCCAAATCACTGCCCAAACTACGTCCAGAGATGGATAAACTTAAAATTGTCCCGACCAGTGCCAAAAGGGCCAAATCCTTAAGACAATATCCCTCTGAAGAACAGAGAACAGGTCCCAAGAGGGCTATGAGTATAGTAAACATTGTCCCAGATATGACAGAATCAGAGCAAGACGCTCAAACCACACAGAAGGCACAACCCTGGCAACCCACCTCTTCTTCACCCCAGAGGACTAAATCATTGAGATGTTTGCCAAGAGAAAGCCCACGGAAGTCAATTAGAACAAGGAGGGCTTCGAGCGGCTTGGTCCTTATCCAGGGGGGCGAGGGTCATGAGTTACAGCAACCGTTGGACACCAAATCGCTGGTGGAACAGTTTACGGAAGATGTCCAACTGCAGCCGGTTGACAGCTTGCTTGCGGTCAACACCCTCAGTCTCTCTGAGCATATA